The following are encoded in a window of Geobacter metallireducens GS-15 genomic DNA:
- a CDS encoding AAA family ATPase yields MAETSTALERMRKKVLESARSDSQEAVSTEAPRLKAALPAPETEAVVFEPVEQRAETAPKRKLSTLGRMGKTAFGLISSRRENALPATVDSGTAADLQYEATQPMAEVDTCCGNLAVQAPEPVVSPDEVIDTAGVSCPEEPCIDHTDDKRQPSVVNREKIGWVSPAYTVSRSVRLDPQLVARNKCVAFLSDADEVESYRVLRTQILQRSRERGGNTIMITSALPGEGKTLTAINLALTFAKEFRQTALLVDCDLRRQRIHELLGIGGEKGLNDYLLDDCPISDLMVWPGVEKLTLISGGRTITESSELLGSPRMKELVEDMKHRYPERYVIFDVPAVLSGADALAFAPLVDHIVVTVKAGETPMSEVTRAIRMLPREKVLGVVLNRRRRGDA; encoded by the coding sequence ATGGCGGAAACATCGACAGCTCTTGAACGGATGAGAAAAAAGGTCCTGGAGTCGGCCCGTTCCGACAGCCAGGAAGCTGTTTCAACCGAAGCGCCCCGGCTCAAGGCGGCACTGCCGGCGCCCGAAACAGAGGCGGTTGTCTTCGAACCGGTGGAGCAGCGGGCCGAAACGGCGCCTAAACGGAAGCTGTCCACCTTGGGGCGGATGGGAAAGACTGCCTTTGGTCTGATCTCTTCCCGTCGGGAGAACGCGCTTCCTGCGACAGTAGATTCAGGGACTGCTGCAGATCTACAATACGAGGCAACGCAACCAATGGCTGAAGTGGACACATGTTGCGGAAATCTCGCCGTGCAGGCGCCTGAACCGGTGGTTTCACCGGACGAAGTTATAGACACTGCTGGAGTAAGTTGCCCCGAAGAGCCTTGCATCGATCACACGGATGATAAGCGCCAGCCCTCCGTCGTCAACAGGGAAAAGATCGGCTGGGTGTCGCCGGCCTATACCGTCTCGCGCTCCGTCCGCCTCGACCCGCAGCTGGTGGCGAGAAATAAATGTGTCGCCTTTTTGTCCGACGCCGACGAAGTCGAATCGTACCGCGTGCTCCGAACCCAGATTCTCCAGCGCAGCCGCGAGCGGGGCGGAAACACCATCATGATCACGAGCGCCCTTCCGGGCGAGGGGAAGACCCTCACCGCCATCAACCTGGCCCTCACCTTTGCCAAGGAGTTCCGTCAGACGGCTCTCCTGGTCGATTGCGACCTGCGCCGCCAGCGGATCCACGAACTGCTCGGCATCGGGGGCGAAAAGGGACTCAACGACTATCTGCTGGACGACTGCCCCATATCCGATCTCATGGTATGGCCCGGTGTGGAGAAGCTCACTCTCATATCCGGCGGCAGGACCATCACCGAAAGCAGCGAACTGCTCGGTTCACCCCGCATGAAGGAACTGGTGGAAGACATGAAGCACCGCTACCCGGAGCGGTACGTGATCTTCGACGTGCCGGCCGTCCTCAGCGGGGCTGACGCCCTGGCCTTCGCGCCGCTGGTGGATCACATTGTCGTCACCGTCAAGGCGGGCGAGACCCCCATGTCCGAAGTCACCCGGGCGATCAGGATGCTCCCCCGGGAGAAGGTGCTGGGGGTGGTGCTGAACCGCCGGCGCAGGGGCGACGCGTAG
- a CDS encoding PEP-CTERM sorting domain-containing protein (PEP-CTERM proteins occur, often in large numbers, in the proteomes of bacteria that also encode an exosortase, a predicted intramembrane cysteine proteinase. The presence of a PEP-CTERM domain at a protein's C-terminus predicts cleavage within the sorting domain, followed by covalent anchoring to some some component of the (usually Gram-negative) cell surface. Many PEP-CTERM proteins exhibit an unusual sequence composition that includes large numbers of potential glycosylation sites. Expression of one such protein has been shown restore the ability of a bacterium to form floc, a type of biofilm.), translated as MKTITATIAAALLLGLAGNALAAYTDFSSSADVKLPGLNQSLSGGNAILTVINPIEDRKDKGIITVIAPAEKTGIVTVVEPMDFTFTQLSYSQGFFFDTSDTFGAGGSRMATIGSSSIRSMSAFFTQQPLPPIITEVAPSGPGIVTVITPANATTVPVPPALFLMGSGLAGLAGIRRKRQS; from the coding sequence ATGAAAACAATCACCGCCACAATCGCCGCGGCCCTCCTGCTCGGACTTGCCGGCAATGCCCTGGCGGCATACACCGATTTCTCCTCAAGCGCTGATGTTAAGCTTCCCGGCCTGAACCAGAGCCTGAGCGGTGGCAACGCCATTCTCACTGTCATCAATCCGATTGAAGATAGAAAGGACAAGGGGATCATCACCGTCATTGCTCCAGCTGAAAAAACCGGCATCGTGACCGTCGTGGAACCCATGGACTTTACCTTCACCCAACTCTCCTACTCCCAGGGATTCTTCTTCGACACATCGGACACCTTCGGCGCCGGCGGAAGCCGCATGGCGACGATAGGTTCAAGCAGCATACGAAGCATGAGCGCATTCTTCACCCAACAACCACTCCCCCCTATTATCACCGAGGTCGCCCCAAGCGGCCCAGGGATCGTTACGGTCATAACACCCGCCAACGCCACCACCGTCCCCGTCCCCCCTGCCCTCTTCCTCATGGGCTCGGGACTTGCGGGCCTCGCCGGCATCCGGCGCAAGCGCCAGTCTTGA
- a CDS encoding GumC family protein, whose protein sequence is MEAEIKSFGDIVRIVKRRRLSLIVPAAVIFAMTLVAAVVLPRIYRSTSTILIEEQEIPRDFVMTTVTSYAEERLQTINQRIMSSTKLLEIINRFNLYSDLRKSKTTEEIISQMRGDIKFQTISADVVDRRTGRPTAATIAFSLSYDGKSPATVQQVSNVLASLYLEENLRVREQQTLGATRFMEEEMKDVQAKLVEIERKIADYKQRNVSALPELAQLNMQTLDRSDRDVDQFHDQLRMLREKEGYLEAQLSSIPTDDANTDKGRLRELRVKLVDLKTRLSDAHPDVIKARSEIAALERQLKGSGRNMESKPDNPAYVTLSAQLASTRSEIESVKRQVQLAQGKRDSYRRRLEAFPQVEEGYKVLLVERNNLQLKYDDLSKKFMEAKVAHGLEKEQMGERFTLIDAARLPEKPVSPNVPAILVIGLILGLGAGIGTAAFREYGDQSAHGIETLARATALPVLAAIPEIVTLEETDVRKRRYRMAAAGVAMVIIVAIPLIHFFVMDLDIIVAKMMRRLSV, encoded by the coding sequence ATGGAAGCAGAAATCAAATCGTTCGGCGATATCGTACGGATCGTAAAGCGGCGCAGGCTGAGCCTCATCGTTCCGGCTGCGGTCATATTTGCGATGACGCTCGTGGCCGCAGTGGTGTTGCCGCGCATCTACCGTTCCACCTCCACGATCCTCATCGAGGAGCAGGAGATTCCCCGCGATTTCGTCATGACCACCGTGACGAGCTACGCCGAGGAGCGTCTCCAGACCATCAACCAGCGGATCATGAGCTCCACGAAACTCCTGGAGATCATCAACCGCTTCAATCTCTACAGCGACCTGCGCAAGAGCAAGACCACCGAAGAGATCATCTCCCAGATGCGCGGGGACATCAAATTCCAGACCATCAGCGCCGATGTTGTGGATCGCCGCACCGGCAGGCCCACCGCCGCCACCATCGCCTTCTCCCTCTCTTACGATGGGAAGAGCCCGGCAACGGTCCAGCAGGTGTCGAACGTCCTGGCATCCCTCTACCTGGAGGAGAACCTCAGGGTTCGCGAGCAGCAGACCCTGGGAGCCACCCGGTTCATGGAAGAGGAAATGAAGGATGTTCAGGCAAAGCTCGTGGAGATCGAGAGAAAGATCGCCGATTACAAGCAGCGCAACGTGAGCGCGCTGCCCGAGCTTGCCCAGTTGAACATGCAGACACTTGACCGGAGCGACCGGGACGTGGACCAGTTCCATGACCAGCTGCGAATGCTGCGGGAGAAGGAAGGGTATCTGGAGGCCCAGCTTTCCAGTATCCCCACGGACGACGCCAACACCGACAAGGGGCGGCTGCGGGAATTGCGGGTGAAGCTTGTGGACCTCAAGACCCGCCTCTCCGATGCCCATCCCGACGTGATCAAGGCCCGCTCCGAGATTGCCGCCCTTGAAAGACAGCTCAAGGGGTCGGGACGCAATATGGAAAGCAAGCCCGACAATCCTGCCTACGTGACCCTCTCGGCCCAGCTGGCCAGCACCCGGTCCGAGATCGAATCGGTCAAGCGCCAGGTGCAGCTGGCCCAGGGCAAGCGCGACAGTTACCGCCGCCGCCTGGAGGCTTTCCCCCAGGTGGAGGAGGGGTACAAGGTGCTGCTCGTGGAGCGGAACAACCTTCAGCTCAAATATGACGATCTCTCCAAGAAGTTCATGGAAGCCAAAGTGGCCCATGGCCTCGAAAAGGAGCAGATGGGGGAACGCTTCACCCTCATCGACGCGGCCCGGCTCCCCGAGAAACCGGTGAGCCCCAATGTGCCGGCCATCCTCGTTATCGGCCTGATTCTCGGGCTGGGTGCCGGCATCGGCACCGCCGCCTTCAGGGAATACGGCGATCAGTCCGCCCACGGCATCGAAACCCTGGCACGGGCCACGGCCCTGCCGGTGCTCGCCGCGATCCCCGAGATCGTCACCCTGGAGGAAACCGACGTCCGCAAGCGGCGTTATCGGATGGCGGCAGCCGGGGTGGCCATGGTCATCATTGTGGCGATTCCGCTTATTCACTTCTTCGTCATGGATCTGGATATCATCGTGGCCAAGATGATGCGGCGGCTCTCCGTCTAG
- a CDS encoding outer membrane beta-barrel protein produces MSLPCRRPVSAVQVISAAAALIGTALTMLPVSAFADDFRLLGATALQQEYIDNLFMSPDDRKSSFITTLSGGFEATERTERLDADLTLKLDQIFYTDENRLGNSLNQLYRGGARYRLTELLTLGASAKYELNNRPDQDIERTGLIVEPVTRHRQEYGATANYILSETMSTALSYSYLQDDFNDRTNTQNSSHDLSVVLERNLSAYLPDLTGSLIFGYGNYQTREATDTKVEQYLAMAGISWSYTELWKLFANLGASYTTSEFDTLAGSSLVRNGEHSWGGTGKAGVSYRDEYTAGTLAFSQGIVPASGRSGASRRTGLTLDLSRRFTEELTGFLSSGFFLNRSDRGEFSAGEIDETTFNAGIGARYNVSRDFSLEARYGYARIDYGVSGQTAERNGVMMSLVYRYPFLEK; encoded by the coding sequence ATGTCTTTGCCATGCCGCAGACCGGTTTCGGCCGTGCAGGTGATCTCTGCCGCCGCAGCCCTGATCGGAACTGCCCTTACAATGCTTCCCGTTTCCGCCTTCGCTGACGACTTCCGTCTCCTGGGTGCGACGGCCCTGCAACAGGAGTATATCGACAATCTGTTCATGTCTCCCGACGATCGGAAGAGTTCATTTATCACCACTCTTTCGGGCGGATTCGAGGCAACGGAACGGACCGAGCGGCTCGATGCCGACCTGACGCTCAAGCTGGACCAGATCTTTTACACCGATGAGAACAGGCTCGGCAATTCGCTGAACCAGCTTTACCGGGGAGGTGCCCGCTACCGGCTCACGGAGCTTCTGACCCTGGGTGCGTCAGCGAAGTATGAGCTGAACAACCGCCCCGACCAGGACATCGAGCGGACAGGGCTCATCGTGGAGCCGGTCACCCGGCACCGGCAGGAATACGGGGCCACGGCCAATTACATCCTGAGCGAGACAATGTCCACGGCCCTTTCGTACTCGTATCTGCAGGATGACTTCAATGACCGCACCAACACGCAGAACAGCTCCCACGATCTCTCCGTGGTGCTGGAGCGGAATCTAAGCGCTTACCTGCCGGACCTGACCGGGAGCCTCATTTTCGGCTACGGCAACTACCAGACGCGGGAGGCCACGGACACAAAGGTTGAGCAGTACCTGGCCATGGCCGGGATCTCGTGGTCCTACACCGAGCTCTGGAAACTGTTTGCCAATCTGGGGGCCAGCTACACCACGTCGGAATTCGACACTCTTGCCGGCTCATCGCTTGTCCGTAACGGCGAGCACAGTTGGGGGGGGACGGGGAAGGCCGGGGTCAGCTACAGGGATGAGTACACTGCCGGGACCCTTGCCTTCAGCCAGGGAATCGTGCCGGCATCGGGGAGATCGGGCGCAAGCCGCCGCACCGGCCTGACCCTCGATCTGAGTCGGCGCTTCACGGAAGAATTGACCGGCTTCCTGTCGTCCGGGTTCTTTCTGAACCGCTCCGACAGGGGAGAGTTCTCGGCGGGCGAAATCGACGAGACCACCTTCAATGCGGGGATTGGCGCCCGGTACAACGTGAGCAGGGACTTCTCCCTGGAGGCGCGGTACGGCTATGCACGGATCGACTACGGGGTGTCCGGACAGACGGCGGAGCGCAACGGTGTGATGATGAGCCTGGTCTACCGGTATCCGTTTCTGGAGAAATAA
- the xrtH gene encoding exosortase H: MELAAGHDGGTIRAIRFAVVALVLFLAEFLAPEAVFEPLNRTTAIMTAELLGLMGRHAQAAGTLVRLDGFSARVVTECSVINPAILFASFVLGSGASPRAKAAGILAGIPILNSINVLRIAAVIATGAAVPALFEAVHVYVGQILMVGVVLFGAILWSRWASADGVATFPFVPGVLAWSVVLFVPWLFMNRWYVAVGDIPLRFLFEMAGRPVELPVERPLYYQTFNSVLFASLVLATGSIPIRRKAVFLAGGLALLAVGHQLFRVCNILLSAFGIREAYLASVAIHEILGYLLPFLLWFILCHGVSRPSAHRQGSAEKDRREADTPR; this comes from the coding sequence GTGGAACTCGCCGCAGGTCATGACGGGGGCACGATCCGGGCCATCAGGTTCGCGGTCGTTGCCCTCGTCCTGTTTCTGGCTGAATTCCTGGCCCCGGAGGCCGTCTTCGAGCCCCTCAACCGCACCACCGCCATCATGACGGCGGAACTCTTGGGGCTCATGGGGCGCCATGCCCAGGCAGCAGGCACCCTGGTACGGCTCGACGGCTTCTCTGCCCGGGTCGTGACGGAATGCTCCGTCATCAACCCCGCCATCCTTTTTGCCTCCTTCGTCCTTGGTTCCGGCGCCTCTCCCCGCGCTAAGGCTGCCGGCATCCTGGCCGGTATTCCCATCCTCAACTCAATCAATGTCCTTCGCATTGCCGCTGTCATTGCCACGGGCGCGGCGGTTCCAGCCCTCTTCGAGGCGGTTCACGTCTACGTCGGTCAGATACTCATGGTGGGCGTGGTGTTATTCGGGGCGATTCTCTGGAGCCGGTGGGCCTCCGCCGATGGGGTTGCAACCTTTCCGTTTGTTCCCGGGGTACTGGCGTGGTCGGTGGTTCTCTTCGTTCCGTGGCTCTTCATGAACCGTTGGTACGTTGCCGTGGGCGATATACCGCTCAGGTTTTTGTTTGAAATGGCCGGAAGGCCCGTGGAGCTTCCCGTCGAGCGTCCTCTCTACTACCAGACCTTCAACAGCGTCCTTTTCGCGTCACTGGTCCTGGCGACAGGCTCCATCCCGATCCGGCGAAAAGCCGTATTCCTTGCAGGGGGGCTGGCTCTGCTGGCCGTGGGGCATCAGCTCTTCCGCGTCTGTAACATCCTCTTGTCCGCTTTCGGCATCCGGGAGGCCTACCTTGCCTCCGTGGCCATTCATGAAATCCTCGGATATCTCCTGCCGTTTCTGCTGTGGTTCATCCTGTGCCATGGGGTATCAAGACCGTCTGCGCACCGCCAGGGCTCCGCCGAGAAAGACCGCCGAGAGGCCGATACCCCAAGGTGA
- a CDS encoding polysaccharide biosynthesis/export family protein: protein MATEPAEKAVAAVATENPGTTENRQPVVAESPAKTVADDTTIPVQEQGAIGTSVADQVPATGEMPATKEVPAPNPVVLAGVDQPTSVPPQAGDAYVIGAGDVLDIAVWRDESLTKTVVVLPDGTISFPLIGVVKAGGKTVEQLKDEIRTRLSSYFSDLTLSLEVRQANSMMIFVVGKVNSPGRHPISSPVNVLQALAMAGGVNPFAKKDDIKIFRQDEGKTVIFSFAYSEVSRGNRLEENIVLRRGDLIVVP from the coding sequence ATGGCCACCGAGCCTGCCGAAAAAGCCGTCGCTGCTGTAGCAACGGAGAATCCCGGTACTACTGAAAACCGGCAGCCTGTCGTTGCGGAATCGCCAGCGAAGACCGTGGCTGATGATACTACGATTCCGGTTCAGGAGCAGGGCGCCATTGGTACCAGTGTTGCCGATCAAGTGCCTGCGACTGGTGAGATGCCGGCGACTAAGGAAGTGCCTGCTCCCAATCCCGTGGTGCTTGCCGGGGTGGATCAGCCCACGTCGGTTCCCCCGCAGGCTGGCGATGCCTATGTCATCGGTGCCGGCGATGTTCTCGATATCGCGGTCTGGCGCGACGAGAGCCTGACCAAGACGGTGGTGGTGCTTCCCGACGGGACCATTTCGTTTCCCCTTATCGGTGTGGTCAAGGCGGGTGGGAAGACCGTGGAGCAACTCAAGGATGAGATCAGGACGCGCCTTTCGAGCTACTTTTCCGACCTGACCCTCTCCCTTGAGGTGCGGCAGGCCAACAGCATGATGATCTTTGTGGTGGGAAAGGTGAATTCTCCCGGGCGTCATCCGATCAGCTCGCCTGTGAACGTGTTACAGGCCCTGGCCATGGCGGGCGGGGTAAATCCCTTTGCCAAGAAGGATGACATCAAGATTTTCCGCCAGGACGAGGGGAAAACCGTCATCTTTTCCTTTGCCTACAGCGAGGTGTCCCGGGGTAACCGGCTGGAAGAGAATATTGTCCTGAGGCGCGGTGACCTGATCGTCGTCCCCTGA
- a CDS encoding flavodoxin family protein, which translates to MKVYAVNGSPRKNWNTAMLLEHALSGAASQGAETELIHLYDLTFKGCTSCFACKLKEGKSYGKCAMKDGLTPALEKLATADAFILGSPIYFGTVTGEMRSFMERLLFQYLAYTRPPSSLFTRNIPTAFIYTMNVSEEIMKENQYPIHIGMNENYLARIFGQAETLCSYETLQFEDYDKVVFNYFDPEERRQRRRDVFPEDCRKASELGARLARSARG; encoded by the coding sequence ATGAAGGTCTATGCTGTAAATGGCAGCCCAAGGAAGAACTGGAACACCGCGATGTTGCTCGAACATGCGCTTTCAGGTGCTGCGTCGCAGGGGGCGGAAACGGAGCTTATCCATCTCTATGATCTCACTTTCAAGGGGTGTACGAGCTGTTTTGCCTGCAAATTGAAGGAGGGCAAGAGCTACGGCAAATGTGCCATGAAAGACGGACTCACGCCGGCCCTCGAAAAGCTCGCCACCGCTGATGCCTTCATCCTCGGCTCGCCCATCTATTTCGGAACCGTGACAGGAGAGATGCGTTCCTTCATGGAACGGCTCCTTTTCCAGTATCTGGCATACACCCGGCCACCGAGCTCACTCTTCACCAGAAATATTCCGACCGCGTTCATCTACACCATGAACGTCTCGGAAGAGATCATGAAGGAGAATCAGTACCCGATCCATATCGGGATGAACGAAAACTACCTGGCTCGGATTTTCGGTCAGGCGGAAACGCTCTGTTCCTATGAAACACTCCAGTTCGAGGATTACGACAAGGTGGTGTTCAACTACTTCGATCCCGAAGAGCGCCGGCAGCGGCGCAGGGACGTGTTCCCGGAAGATTGCAGAAAAGCTTCAGAGTTGGGCGCCCGATTGGCAAGATCAGCCAGAGGGTAA
- a CDS encoding IPTL-CTERM sorting domain-containing protein, translated as MPAHRLPVIRKILAATFLAALFSQSPASVAAAAPVEPPGMRQRLSSGAPQEMLILLDEGAIAKSHVIGALRAEGGEVVTDYSHLPMLFARIRSTKALDRLLTAPGIQAVYENRVLRPHLAESLPLIGQPPLAAIGKTGSGTTVAIIDSGINYTLPAFGSCTAPGVPADCKVAASVDIATNDNALDDLGHGTNVAGIVAGVAPGAKLAVLDVFNPDGTSSDALVIAGINWAISNRATYNIVAINMSLGDGSRNTAACSNRGTNPYVTPINNAKSAGIVTVISAGNEGYTDGISRPACTPAAVSVGAVYDANVGGIKWTACTDATSGADKVPCMSNTATFLNMLAPGAFITAAGSTMGGTSQAAPHVAGSVAVLKAQYPNETPDQLISRLISSGKPVTDQRTGGVFPRLDLFSSMGLPDSNFVPAMSPWGIGLSAVFLGGALAVRRRS; from the coding sequence ATGCCCGCACATCGTCTTCCCGTCATCCGGAAAATCCTCGCCGCCACATTCCTTGCCGCCCTTTTCAGTCAAAGCCCCGCGTCAGTCGCTGCCGCTGCGCCCGTTGAACCACCGGGCATGCGGCAACGGCTTTCGTCCGGCGCTCCCCAGGAGATGCTGATCCTGCTCGATGAGGGTGCCATTGCCAAATCCCACGTTATCGGCGCACTCAGGGCCGAGGGGGGAGAGGTGGTAACAGATTACTCCCACCTGCCGATGCTCTTCGCCAGAATTCGATCCACAAAGGCCCTTGACCGTCTCCTGACGGCTCCCGGCATCCAGGCTGTGTACGAAAACCGCGTCCTCCGGCCCCATCTCGCCGAGAGCCTCCCCCTCATCGGCCAGCCCCCACTCGCCGCCATCGGGAAAACCGGCAGCGGCACAACCGTGGCGATAATCGACAGCGGGATAAACTATACGCTGCCGGCCTTCGGCTCCTGCACCGCGCCGGGGGTTCCGGCCGACTGCAAGGTGGCGGCATCGGTGGATATTGCCACCAACGACAACGCCCTGGACGACCTGGGCCACGGCACCAACGTGGCCGGTATTGTCGCCGGTGTCGCTCCCGGTGCGAAACTAGCCGTTCTCGACGTGTTCAATCCCGACGGCACCTCTTCCGATGCCCTGGTTATCGCAGGAATCAACTGGGCCATTTCAAACCGGGCAACGTACAATATTGTGGCCATCAACATGAGCCTGGGGGATGGTAGCCGCAACACCGCAGCATGCAGCAACAGGGGGACCAATCCCTACGTGACCCCCATCAATAACGCCAAGAGCGCGGGAATCGTGACAGTCATCTCGGCAGGGAACGAAGGGTATACAGACGGCATCTCACGCCCCGCCTGCACCCCGGCCGCGGTGTCGGTGGGTGCGGTGTACGACGCGAACGTGGGAGGGATCAAGTGGACCGCCTGCACCGACGCGACCAGCGGTGCCGACAAGGTCCCCTGCATGTCGAACACCGCCACGTTCCTCAACATGCTGGCGCCGGGGGCATTCATCACTGCCGCCGGCTCGACCATGGGCGGGACGTCCCAGGCGGCGCCCCACGTGGCGGGTTCCGTGGCGGTACTGAAGGCCCAATACCCCAATGAAACGCCGGACCAGCTCATCTCCCGTCTCATTTCCTCGGGAAAACCGGTGACCGACCAGCGCACCGGCGGGGTCTTCCCGCGGCTCGATCTTTTTTCGTCAATGGGGTTGCCGGACTCGAATTTCGTGCCGGCGATGTCACCTTGGGGTATCGGCCTCTCGGCGGTCTTTCTCGGCGGAGCCCTGGCGGTGCGCAGACGGTCTTGA
- a CDS encoding PEP-CTERM sorting domain-containing protein (PEP-CTERM proteins occur, often in large numbers, in the proteomes of bacteria that also encode an exosortase, a predicted intramembrane cysteine proteinase. The presence of a PEP-CTERM domain at a protein's C-terminus predicts cleavage within the sorting domain, followed by covalent anchoring to some some component of the (usually Gram-negative) cell surface. Many PEP-CTERM proteins exhibit an unusual sequence composition that includes large numbers of potential glycosylation sites. Expression of one such protein has been shown restore the ability of a bacterium to form floc, a type of biofilm.) produces MKKKMIALLAGALMTAAMAGNAMAYFEQDHLVRVVYDKTVMTEVATDLGKVQDIIAAAKNGPVTLGAGADSYLGGALATSALSNLNVAYYAVNVANKDLWLSSKTDTQSIATTQWGTTSSMISNTLGIYAPSATSTVTLAMANPSSYWNKLDGNGTRVGKFNTTYTVANGEMNLAALATGGEAKQNLFFWDNPSLTSGAAGAKQVTIKTLSTGGTQVASNVPVPPALFLMGSGLLGLVGIRRKKQ; encoded by the coding sequence ATGAAAAAGAAGATGATTGCCCTTCTCGCGGGCGCACTGATGACTGCAGCAATGGCCGGGAATGCCATGGCGTACTTTGAGCAGGATCACCTTGTTCGGGTAGTGTACGATAAAACCGTGATGACGGAAGTTGCCACCGACCTCGGCAAAGTTCAAGACATCATCGCAGCCGCTAAGAATGGTCCAGTAACTCTTGGCGCCGGTGCCGACTCCTACCTCGGGGGCGCACTGGCCACCTCGGCGCTGTCCAACCTCAACGTTGCATACTATGCCGTGAACGTCGCCAACAAGGACCTCTGGCTCTCCAGCAAGACCGACACACAGAGCATTGCCACTACTCAGTGGGGCACTACCAGTTCAATGATATCTAATACTCTCGGAATTTATGCACCATCTGCCACTTCAACTGTAACGCTTGCAATGGCCAACCCATCTTCCTACTGGAACAAACTTGACGGCAACGGCACCAGGGTAGGCAAGTTCAACACCACGTACACCGTCGCTAACGGCGAAATGAACCTTGCCGCCCTTGCCACGGGCGGTGAAGCGAAGCAGAACCTTTTCTTCTGGGACAACCCGAGCCTTACCTCCGGTGCTGCCGGCGCCAAACAGGTCACCATAAAGACCCTTTCCACTGGCGGTACCCAGGTAGCGTCGAACGTTCCAGTCCCTCCTGCACTTTTCCTCATGGGCTCAGGCCTCCTCGGACTCGTCGGTATCCGCCGCAAGAAGCAGTAA
- a CDS encoding flavin reductase family protein produces MKQSLGAKTLLFPTPVLMVGTYDHAGKPNLMNAAWGGICCSDPPCVTVSVRKSRHTYDSIVERQAFTVGIANEATMAEADYVGIASGRDADKFAVAGLTPVRSELVDAPYAEEFPVVLECRLLHTLEIGIHTQFIGEIIDVKADKNILSEDGLPDILKIQPLVFDTAHRGYHAVGPLLDRAYSVGKKLL; encoded by the coding sequence ATGAAACAATCACTCGGTGCCAAGACGCTGCTGTTCCCTACACCGGTCCTGATGGTGGGGACATACGACCACGCAGGCAAACCAAATCTGATGAATGCTGCCTGGGGCGGCATCTGCTGCTCCGATCCGCCGTGCGTGACGGTATCCGTGCGCAAGTCCAGACACACCTATGACAGCATCGTCGAGCGCCAGGCATTCACGGTGGGGATTGCCAACGAAGCGACCATGGCGGAAGCGGACTACGTGGGCATCGCCTCCGGACGTGACGCTGACAAATTTGCCGTTGCCGGATTGACCCCTGTCAGAAGCGAACTGGTGGACGCTCCGTATGCGGAGGAGTTCCCGGTAGTTCTGGAGTGCCGCCTGCTCCATACGCTGGAGATAGGGATCCACACCCAGTTCATTGGCGAGATCATTGATGTGAAGGCAGACAAGAACATCTTGAGCGAGGACGGTCTTCCCGACATCCTCAAGATACAGCCACTGGTCTTTGATACCGCCCACAGGGGGTATCATGCTGTTGGGCCGTTGCTTGACAGGGCATACTCCGTGGGTAAGAAATTGTTATGA